AACTTGTAGAGGTTTTGGCAAAAATGTGGCACTTCTTTGATTAATTTCAGCTCAATTAAGATAGCTATATAAGTGACTTCATTAGCAGGATCTCAAGCGTATTTTGACAATTGACTCAAGCAATTCACTGACCAGGTGCAGTCCATTATTTGCTAGACAAACAAAACTGATTAAAAGTTTGAAGCTGCTAACAGGTGTTGACCAAGCACTCCTAATATGAAGTACAATATCTCAATCCGACTGAATGTTAATTGTACGTTTCTGCGCCTGTCACATCTTGAGCACGTTATTGGAAGAACATTGTTGGAGTCTCAGAAGGGGAACAAAAGCAACCCGGGGACTAGTTCAAGTTGTTGCTAATAGATGAGTTGAAAATATATTAAGTGTGGCCATTTCCATTACAGCATGTCTACAGTGGTGATGACTGCACATTCAGGGAACAAATCATGCCGGATGGATACAGCATCTACATCTCTGTCAGACATGGAGTACTCCTTAGTTTGGGAAACCATCGGCGGCGACTTCAAGGCAGAGACAGTGGTGTCCCAGCTTTGGCTCAGTTCCTGCCTCGAATCAGTACTGTAGATCAGTCATCCACTCCAGCACTGCAGCCCTTGTTTCACACAACCCAGGACGCATCACAAACGGAGAAATCACTTGACATGGTGGAATCATTTGGTGTTCTTGCACGGATCATTCACAGCCCCAGTTTTCATAAGCGATGACGAGACAGCATTGAGACGCCAAACAAAGAGTGCCTGCTCAATGCCTGTGATCCGCAGGCATGCCTGTGGGAAGATTACTCTCAGCTCATAGTCAGATCAGTCAAGTACAATCCGACCAAACAGACTCTAACAGAtgtaaaaatcaaaacataTCAGTGGAATGGATGTCTGACCCTAACTTGGCTGAGATAGGTTGGAGCTTTCCCTGTGATCTGAAAAAGATCAATgctggaaaaatggatggagtaCGTATTGACTGGAAAAAGTTTTTACCTTAGCATTCATCCCTGAAATGTGAGGATTGAAAATGCTAAAGATATGAAGTCAAGACAACTAGTGACGACTTGTATGGCTCGATACTGCATCAATAGGATAGCCTGACATAGCTCGTGTCAGGGTGTCATTCCTGAGCCACTTACCTGAGCTACTTCTGGAGATAAGAATGCAGATACCGCCACACTTCGAATGGTGAGGGCACTGTGAAAATGTAAAACTGTCCTGCAATGGACGAGAGGGGAGGGCAGCGGTCTGTGGCCAAcccaaaagttgaaaaaaaatccattcctTAAGAGATCCTTTCCACCCATTGTCAGTCTTGTTTACTCAACTTGGAGTTAAACTCTGATGACGGTGTTctcttttttgtatttatttatttatttatttatgtacagtatttattttggatcaGTGAAGTAATATCACAACACGCATTTCATCAAATGACCCAAATTTTCTCCCGAgtacagtgattcccaaccatcgCACCGTGGCACACTGGCGTGCCATGAGAGATCATTTTGTCAACCACACAAAATGATCCAATCACCAatctcaagctttttttttgctatcaaCATGCTGAGAGCTAAAATAGAGCAGGTTCTCGAATAATTGAGCTCCAATACGCTGGAGTTGCCTGCATACGGAAATTAGAGAGTTACCTCTGTAGAAATGTTTGAAACTCAACTTCAGACTTAGATACAGTGTTACCTCCTTACTTCATAGTTCGGTTATTGCCGCTTCACTTTATTGCGGGGTTTTCATCTATGACCATAACTTCATCTATTGCAATTCTCCTTCACTATCTTGCTGGTTTTCTTCATTCAAAGacagacaagttaaaaaaaaagtgatttttctaTTTCCcacaggggaaaaaagacaCCATGAACATTGGCGCTCATTGCCCCCCAAATTCCATTTCCCTCATCGTGTTTGCATTCGGAAATACACTCTGAGCGCACTCCTTCATGGGCCTGAACTGGAGCCAAGTGCGTCAGGCAGAAGAGATGGAATCGTTTCACACGCAAGTTGCTGATTACAGGCTGCGTTCAGAAATTAAAGTGAGTCTTCCTGCAGCGCACAAGGACAATGCAACGTCTGCCCCCGatgttaaaatgtttctttttagtttaagaTGGCTTCAGATGAACTCATCCCTTGTGCTTTGGATCAAGAACTTTCTCTCCTGCTGGCCAACATGGGTGTGTTTGCGGATGCATGTCCGATGTGCTCACTGTAAGCACTGTGTGATGTTTCCCCATTGTAATTCTCACTTTTTACAAAAGAATTGTTTAAATATACGGATGACATGGCCTTAATTGGCCCTCTTCAATAAGTACATACTGTAGGTCTGTGGCCCACCTCTGCATTTTGCCTGGCCCCGTGAACAATAAAATGcagacatgcattttttttttcaagtccgTCATCAAGACTTGTACATGCATAGAACGTAACATTCTATTCCACCCTTCTGCAGTCTGTGCCCTATCCGAAACCcctccctaaaaaaaataaaataaaatccacgaTGTGCctgtgtcaaataaaaaaatgggatCCTGACAAAAAGATTAGTTAAGAGAAAAATGATTGGTTATTCATGAATTGTGTCTGTCAAGAGCCCAGAAAGGGTTAACCTCTGGTTCTGTGCgtctttttggaaaacaataaatgttgaCGTCGAGACACCTCCTGCGATCATTACAATTTTTGTTACAAAACCAACCGGCCccgtcagagaagggaaaagttatttggccctcacaggaaaaggtttggggacccctgctgttGATAAAGCGGCCTCGCTGGCTTACACTCAAACATGGTGTCATGCTAGTTATCTAGAATGCACAAGgctaaaacaaaaaagctaGATATCTGTACAAAACCAGATTTGGAGACAAACGAGTATTTGCTTTGATGGTTAAAACTGAATAGCTTTAAATACTTTGGGACATTCTCAATTTGAGCTCTGGAAACAGAGTTTATATTAAGAGATGCTCACACTGACTTGGAGTCAGCGGACAGATTCTGGAGCTTGTTTATAAAACTATAGTGGAAAGTGTTTTCACCTTTCAAATTCTTGCTTGGTATGGTCACCTAAATTGCAGACTTAATAATAAACTTTTGAGGATTGTGAAGATAATTGGCAAACCTCAAAAGCCTTTAATTCCGCTTTTCATAGAGAGGTGAGGAAAAAGGCGAGGAGCATCCGGTCAGATCACTCTCATTCTCTATCCAGCCAGTTTGATCCTTTACACTCTGGGAAGCGCTACAGAGCTCCTCTCCAAGACTGTATGACGAAATCCTTTGCATCTTGTGCTATtattgtttggtttggtttggttattgaacataaaacacatcttcaatatatatatattgcgcgtcgtcccgcacgcggtctgtccttctgtccgtcccttttcaaaacgtacctacttcaccgcgccgctgcgcgccgccactgcgccgctcaggcagtggctcactacgatcgcgcgggcatcttagcgaaaaaatgttgtctacacacaagcattgcaatgaaattgttagttatttagtagagctaaacatctctttattttcgcgatgagCAATgaagaagatgaacaaaaagttgaaacaagcaacaacacttttgtgggccgaaggcccaccttaccagccttccgcaggaactagctgatgagccgcccggagggcggcaaaCCAGCTCGTACAGTAATAAttagacagaaaataaggtaaataaaatagtaaaaaggaaagagaaatcagtcatcattcaacacagttattatgttcaagggagtaggaagaagtaaagaacttatcttgtcctacccctttgttacagctgccgctgttgtgaaagcgctatataaatcagcatgtattgtattgtattgtaccccgttatgtgtttatatctttcattcattcattcatcttccaagccgcttgatcctcactagggtcgcggggggtgctggagcctatcccagctgtcttcgggcagtaggcgggggacaccctgaatcggttgccagccaattgcagggcacacagaaacgaacaaccattcgcactcacactcacacctagggacaatttagagtgttcaatcagcctgccacgcatgtttttggaatgtgggaggaaaccggagcacccggagaaaacccacgcaggcccggggagaacatgcaaaccccacacagggaggccggagctggaatcgaacccggtacctctgcactgtgaagccgacgtgccaaccactggactaccgggccgcctgtgtttatatctaaaaaagcatttttatatcaatcagaaaataaagaaagtaagaagaaagaagtctccataaaggctcatactttacccttaaccgtgatatttttacaacttttggtttgtattgggattttatacatacacactcttgtgtcaattttctcttgtattcataaaggATATTTCAATatgtttctctatttatcaacttagttctgatttatcattatattcaaagtttagaatttatcattttaactctgattgatgtaggttgtttgtactatttttttaaattagtttttgaactcagcaagcgatttactcattttcaggtccgtttcgaaattattccacagattaacacctctgatagatacacttctttgcttgatgtttgttcttgttttgagttttttgaataagttggcaCCTCTTAAAtgatagctgctttctcgattttcgaaaaacttcagaatgttttggcagagcagggtattgtgtgctttgtacattaattgggtaattttaaagtcaaccaggtcataaaatttaatcatatttaatttgataaatagtggatttgtgggttccgtatattttgatctattaataattctaattgcttttttttttggagttttagaatagggagtgtgttctCTGCAAAGTGACCGCAGCCAACACATGAAATGCTTTGAATAATTAATAGTCAATGTTGTATCTAATTTAATTATGGTAGTGTGccttttatttggcttttttcctcctttcctctcattttattttgtcttttaattTTACTGTATTGTGTTTGGTGAGCCAAAGAGAATTTTCAAGGACAAGGACAATAAAGATATATTCTATTCTGTACGACCTTAAACCAGAATCCTGTGTCACATTGTGACCAAAGGTACCGGTACAATCCTGATGGCTTAATGCGCTTTATGGCACAGTGAGTTCTTGTGGTAGTCcccgttcttcttcttcttctaaatGGAAGCTGGAGAAGAACTTCCaccagaagtaaaaaaaaaaattgacagcgCTGGCCTTTattcttcattttcattttaaaaggtAAATGTAGTCAGTGTAACAACTGTTTAGAATGATGGAAACCGTTTGTGCGGATTGTTCGTCATGGCTAAATAATATCTACATAATCTAAcctaaaatatgtgccttaatTGGCTCAGTAAAAGTTTGGAAACACCGCTCTTGAGAAATATGGAAATATGAACGGAGACTTTAGAAGGGCCATCGTATTCAAAGACCTCAGTGCAGAGGAGGACAAACTGAGGACATTTATGGCTGAGATGCCCTTCAGCAAGGCACCTAGCTTTATGAAGTGCATCTGGAATGCTGGGGTGTTCTTGAGGGTGCACGCTCACAATGTTTACTTGATGGTTAAAACATTATTATATTCATGTGTCTATGCATTTAGCAATAAAAATCGATTGGTGTTGCATTCAAGAtggtgcccgagtaggcagccgtcagcaagtgctctcacgagccttgctttttttttgttgcttttgttttgtcactttgtgttcgttgttacgtcatgtggacctgatgtggacttttttcagcattatttggccacgacattcatcaaggaggagactgtgTGCTTGGTGATTGCGCCTTCTCgacagcatgggtataccagcattgtttttgactgggaggaatgtcagcgccatttgactgttgttgctggacagtcccggggcgcttgtgtcttgcgcctgtaataggcagcatttttcacagccccgctttgttcagcggagagattggtgctgttgaacggtctgcggctggatggatgtaagtcgtGGGGAGCCgaagatgagaagaaaggcGCGTTAGCGGGGAGCGCCGATgcagatttggaactgggattcgcagcttggagtttgaagcggattacatgggacaggagaagtgaactaatctcttttcgtcaatggacgctacagctttatgtttgctttaaaaacctagcttgtagcagacgtgtgcacattttcaacatgacgtctctgatccactggtgaaaggacactttgatcctctctttcatctagaacttcttcagacaacaaagtgtatgcagaaaagtggtgaagattgcacgactgtctgtgtcctatgtgttgtgttgtgttatttttgttattttgacttcaaaatggcgccgcgggagtagctgcctttccagcagctcttatattttgttgttctacttcttcctttcataactttgctgctgtgaattgggaatttttccattgcgagactaataaaggttttcttttcttaattcTGCAGAgtgataatgcattttattcatcGACAGTAAATATTGGATTTCTGAGAAGTCATCAAGGGACTCAAAACGAAAGACGTGCAAGCAAATTGCATGTATCCGGCGAAGCTGAAACTCATGATGAACTCCGTTGATAAGATCTTCCCCACACTCTCGAGAATGCCACGCTGGAGGAACTGGGAAATGAGTTGGGCTGTGGAGAGAGGGAAATCATCAAAGGGAAGTTGAACGAAATGATGGCACAGCAATCCAAAGAGGAAGAGGGACGGGGCAATGTcaacagcagacctcaaagcaATTCTACATAGAGAAGACTGAACCATTCTAAGTTCCAAGGTAGCCTAAAACCCCATTGA
This Hippocampus zosterae strain Florida chromosome 4, ASM2543408v3, whole genome shotgun sequence DNA region includes the following protein-coding sequences:
- the fgf19 gene encoding fibroblast growth factor 19, producing MLLLHKVNILVANLFVVVAFVDIALSNMESPLHNSWSEPVRFRHLYAARAGVHLMIHEDGRILSSADQSLHSLLEIRPVDPGCIVIRGIETAQFLCMHGDGKLYSSHVYSGDDCTFREQIMPDGYSIYISVRHGVLLSLGNHRRRLQGRDSGVPALAQFLPRISTVDQSSTPALQPLFHTTQDASQTEKSLDMVESFGVLARIIHSPSFHKR